CACCGTTGTGTCGAACGGCGGGCGGGTGATGAAGAACGTCACCGGCTACGATCTCGTCAAGCTGATGGCCGGCAGCCATGGCACGCTCGGGGTGCTGACCGAGGTGAGCTTCAAGGTGCTGCCGAAGCCCGAGGCGGCGGCCACGCTGGTGCTGCACGGGCTTTCGGATGCCGAGGCGGTGGCGGCGATGGCGGCGGCGCTCGGATCGCCCTACGATGTCACTGGCGCGGCGCATGATCCGGCGGCGCGCACCACTCTGCTGCGCATCGAGGGCTTCGCCCGCTCGGTCGCCTACCGGCTGGAACAGCTCAAGGCGCTCTTCCCGGGGCGCGAGATCACTGAGGAGACCGATCCCGCCGCAGTGGCCGACCTATGGGCCGCCGTGCGCGATGTGGCTGCCCTTCAGGGCCGCGCCGGGGACGTCTGGCGGATTTCCTGCAAGCCCTCGGACGCGCCGGATCTGGCCGCGCGGCTGCGTGCCGAGGCGCTGCTCTACGACTGGGGCGGCGGGCTGCTCTGGGCGCTGCTGCCCGAAGGCACAGACGCCCGCGCCCGACTCGGCGCCTTCTCGGGCCATGCCACACGGGTGCGCGGCACCGGCGGCACACCGGCCTTCCATCCCGATCCCGCCCCCGTCGCCGCCCTCAGCGAGGGACTGCGCCGCCGCTTCGATCCGCGCGGTGTGCTGAACCCCGGGCTGATGACGTGACCCGAGCGAGCTGAGGACCAAGACATGCAGACCACCTTCACCCCCGACCAGCTTCGCGATCCGGGTACGCAGCGGGCCAACGAGATCCTGCGCTCCTGCGTGCATTGCGGCTTTTGCACCGCCACCTGCCCCACCTACCAGGTGCTGGGCGACGAGCTCGACAGCCCGCGCGGACGCATCTACCTGATCAAGGACATGCTCGAGAACGAGCGCGTGCCGGACGCCAAGACCGTGAAGCATATCGACCGGTGCCTCTCGTGCCTGTCGTGCATGACCACCTGCCCCTCGGGCGTGCATTACATGCACCTCGTGGACCATGCGCGGGCCTATATCGAGAAAAACTACACCCGCCCCTGGCACGACCGGGCGCTGCGCTGGACGCTGGCGCAGATCATCCCGCACCCGATGCGCTTCCGCGTCGCGCTGGCGCTGGCGAAGCTCGGCCGTCCCTTTGCCGGGCTGCTGCCCGACCCGCGGCTGAAGGCGATGCTGCAGATGGCGCCCAAGCGCATCCCGCCGGTGAGCCGCAACGACGATCCGCAGAGCTTTGCCGCCACCGCGCCGAAGCGCAAGCGCGTGGCGCTGATGACCGGCTGCGCGCAGAAGGCGCTGAACACCGACATCAACGACGCCACCATCCGCCTGCTGCGGCGGCTCGGCTGCGAGGTGGTGGTGGCCAAGGGCGCCGGCTGCTGCGGCGCGCTCACCCACCACATGGGGCGCGAGAAGGAGGCGCATGGCTCGGCCGAGGCCAATATCCACGCCTGGATGGCCGAGATGGAGGGCGAGGGCCTCGACGCCATCGTCATCAACACCTCGGGCTGCGGCACCACGGTGAAGGACTACGGCCACATGTTCCGCAGCTCGCCGCTCGCGGAGGCGGCGGCGCAGGTCTCGGCCAAGGCGATGGACATCAGCGAGCTGCTGCGCGATCTCGAGATCCCGCAAGGCGCGCCGAAGGGTCTGCGCGTCGCCTATCACTCCGCATGCTCGCTGCAGCACGGCCAGAGGGTGAAAGCCGCACCCAAGGATTTGCTCAAGCGCGCCGGTTTCGAGGTGGTCGAGCCCGCCGACAGCCACCTTTGCTG
The sequence above is a segment of the Alloyangia pacifica genome. Coding sequences within it:
- a CDS encoding FAD-binding protein produces the protein MRPTSEDDLAEAILGTKGALSIRGGGTRPIGTAEGALLETGGLSGVTLYEPGALTLVAKAGTPLSEVEAALDAEAQRLAFEVPDMRGLLGTQGESTLGGIVAANASGPRRIASGACRDFLLGVRFVDGAGTVVSNGGRVMKNVTGYDLVKLMAGSHGTLGVLTEVSFKVLPKPEAAATLVLHGLSDAEAVAAMAAALGSPYDVTGAAHDPAARTTLLRIEGFARSVAYRLEQLKALFPGREITEETDPAAVADLWAAVRDVAALQGRAGDVWRISCKPSDAPDLAARLRAEALLYDWGGGLLWALLPEGTDARARLGAFSGHATRVRGTGGTPAFHPDPAPVAALSEGLRRRFDPRGVLNPGLMT
- the glcF gene encoding glycolate oxidase subunit GlcF; protein product: MQTTFTPDQLRDPGTQRANEILRSCVHCGFCTATCPTYQVLGDELDSPRGRIYLIKDMLENERVPDAKTVKHIDRCLSCLSCMTTCPSGVHYMHLVDHARAYIEKNYTRPWHDRALRWTLAQIIPHPMRFRVALALAKLGRPFAGLLPDPRLKAMLQMAPKRIPPVSRNDDPQSFAATAPKRKRVALMTGCAQKALNTDINDATIRLLRRLGCEVVVAKGAGCCGALTHHMGREKEAHGSAEANIHAWMAEMEGEGLDAIVINTSGCGTTVKDYGHMFRSSPLAEAAAQVSAKAMDISELLRDLEIPQGAPKGLRVAYHSACSLQHGQRVKAAPKDLLKRAGFEVVEPADSHLCCGSAGTYNLLQPEISKQLRDRKVQTLEAKAPQLIAAGNIGCMMQIGSGTGLPVVHTVELLDWATGGPRPRALEALD